In a genomic window of Chroicocephalus ridibundus chromosome 18, bChrRid1.1, whole genome shotgun sequence:
- the PANX3 gene encoding pannexin-3: MSLSHTAAEYMLSDALLPDPGGSRAKGLRLELPSDRLLKFVTVGLPLFLVSLAFAREFSAGSQISCFSPTNFTGKQSAYVDTACWDSLLHHGFDTEGHAVTKSLWALKVFPYSLLVVAVLMYLPYLLWRYAAAPALHSDLLFIIDELDKSYNRSVRLVQHMRKVQQASAEPERFWEEYERARRERYFEFPLLERYLTCKQHAHSLVFIYILRNLLLLLFLAATCLYLVFLHLNIFFQDEFSCSIKTGLLQEEPHIPPLIPCKLVFFSVFQLISLSVGGVYVLLMPVVIYNALQLCQWDKGLLSVYEMLPAFDLLSRKMLTCPVNDLNVILLFLRANISELTSFSRLNAVSALREATANKEDIDTVVDFMTLLAGLETTKPKPPEADGSVSLPNGGALEAKPGVQAMGEASRDSLGSA, translated from the exons ATGTCCCTCTCGCACACGGCCGCCGAGTACATGCTCTCCGACGCTCTCCTCCCAGATCCCGGCGGTTCCCGAGCCAAGGGCCTGCGGTTGGAGCTGCCGAGTGATCGCCTGCTGAAGTTCGTCACCGTGGGGCTGCCCCTCTTCCTCGTCTCGCTGGCTTTCGCCCGGGAGTTCTCCGCCG GCTCGCAGATCAGCTGCTTCTCGCCCACCAACTTCACGGGGAAGCAGTCCGCCTACGTGGACACGGCTTGCTGGGACTCCCTCCTCCACCACGGCTTCGACACCGAGGGACACGCTGTCACCAAGTCCCTCTGGGCTCTCAAG GTCTTCCCCTACTCGCTGCTGGTGGTGGCGGTGCTCATGTACCTGCCCTACCTGCTGTGGCGTtacgcggccgcccccgccctccACTCCGACCTCCTCTTCATCATCGATGAGCTGGACAAATCCTACAACCGCTCCGTGCGCCTGGTGCAGCACATGAGGAAGGTCCAGCAGGCCAGCGCCGAGCCGGAGCGATTCTGGGAGGAATACGAGAG ggcCCGCCGGGAGAGGTATTTTGAGTTCCCGTTGCTGGAGCGTTACCTCACCTGCAAGCAGCACGCCCACTCCCTGGTGTTCATCTACATCCTGAggaacctgctgctgctcttgttctTGGCTGCCACCTGCCTCTACCTGGTCTTCCTCCACCTCAACATCTTCTTCCAGGACGAGTTCAGCTGCTCCATCAAAACGGGGCTGCTCCAGGAGGAGCCCCACATCCCGCCGCTCATCCCCTGCAAGCTGGTCTTCTTCTCCGTCTTCCAGCTCATCAGCCTCTCGGTCGGTGGCGTCTACGTCCTCCTCATGCCCGTCGTCATCTACaatgccctgcagctctgccagtgggACAAGGGGCTGCTCTCCGTCTACGAGATGCTGCCCGCCTTTGACCTCCTCAGCCGCAAGATGCTCACCTGCCCCGTAAACGACCTCAAtgtcatcctcctcttcctccgggCCAACATCTCCGAGCTGACCTCCTTCAGCCGCCTCAACGCCGTCAGTGCCTTGAGGGAAGCCACCGCCAACAAGGAGGACATCGACACCGTCGTCGACTTCATGACGCTGCTGGCCGGGCTGGAGACCACCAAGCCCAAACCCCCCGAGGCCGACGGCAGCGTGTCCCTCCCCAACGGCGGGGCTCTAG AAGCGAAGCCTGGAGTGCAGGCGATGGGAGAAGCCTCCCGGGACTCGCTCGGCTCTGCCTGA
- the SIAE gene encoding sialate O-acetylesterase isoform X4 encodes MPLAPLQPPFDSLGTSLPPWDDALRAMLGFASYYGDHMVLQKEPAGAVVWGYGEPGATVTVVLSEDSGLIVMKKTVRVKGPSGTWTTVLDPMDRGGPYALTAGQGSENVTLRDVYFGDVWLCSGQSNMAMTVLQIANATRELADAARYPYVRVFAVAPARSDVELEDLERIDLPWSIPTAENLGHGNFTYFSAVCWLLGRYLYEALGYPVGLVEAAWGGTPIEAWSSRRALRACGLPEDAGSPALASGISQHRRLSGPQTPSVLWNAMIHPLLNMTLQGVAWYQGEANTFLHTDLYNCTFPALIADWRRAFHAGSAGQTQPLLPFGFVQLSTYRRQSPDDSFARLRWHQTADLGVVPNARMPGTFMAVAMDLCDERSPYGSIHPRDKQNVAHRLQLGARAVAYGEKDLVFQGPYPTRAVLEVTRGLLNLTYSQELVCRQRDTRAFEKGNPERGKSSARPPLSRYRHHPTRLYQNQSLMHSSDR; translated from the exons ATGCCCTTGGCACCCCTTCAGCCCCCCTTCGACAGCCTTGGCACGTCGCTGCCGCCGTGGGACGATGCTTTAC GGGCGATGCTTGGCTTCGCGTCCTACTATGGCGACCACATGGTGCTGCAGAAGGAGCCGGCGGGGGCCGTGGTGTGGGGCTACGGGGAGCCGGGGGCCACCGTGACCGTGGTCCTCTCCGAGGACAGTGGCCTCATCGTCATGAAGAAGACGGTGCGAGTTAAAG GACCTTCTGGGACATGGACAACTGTCCTGGACCCTATGGATCGGGGCGGTCCCTACGCGCTGACAGCCGGGCAAGGCTCGGAGAACGTGACGCTGCGGGACGTCTACTTTGGAGACGTCTGGCTTTGCAGCGGGCAGAGCAACATGGCGATGACAGTCTTGCAG ATCGCCAACGCCACCCGGGAGCTCGCCGACGCCGCTCGCTACCCCTACGTCCGCGTCTTCGCCGTGGCACCCGCCCGCTCTGACGTGGAGCTGGAGGACCTGGAGCGCATCGACTTGCCGTGGTCCATCCCGACGGCCG AAAACCTGGGCCATGGGAATTTCACCTACTTCTCGGCCGTCTGCTGGCTGTTGGGGCGTTACCTCTACGAGGCTCTGGGGTACCCCGTCGGGCTGGTGGAGGCGGCCTGGGGAGGCACCCCCATTGAAGCCTGGTCTTCTCGAAGGGCTCTGCGGGCCTGCGGGCTCCCGGAGGACGCGGGGAG CCCAGCTTTGGCCTCCGGCATCTCCCAGCACCGCCGTCTCTCCGGCCCGCAAACGCCCTCCGTGCTCTGGAACGCCATGATCCACCCGCTGCTCAACATGACGCTGCAGGGTGTCGCTTGGTACCAGG GTGAGGCCAACACCTTCCTGCACACGGACCTGTACAACTGCACCTTCCCCGCGCTCATCGCCGACTGGCGCCGGGCTTTCCATGCCGGATCGGCCGGGCAGACGCAGCCGCTCCTCCCCTTCGGCTTCGTGCAG TTGTCCACCTATCGCCGGCAGAGCCCGGACGACAGCTTCGCCCGCCTCCGCTGGCACCAAACAGCTGATCTGGGGGTTGTCCCCAACGCCAGGATGCCCGGCACCTTCATGGCCGTGGCCATGGATCTGTGCGATGAGCGCTCGCCCTACGGCAG CATCCACCCCCGGGACAAGCAGAACGTGGCCCACCGGCTGCAGCTGGGCGCCAGGGCTGTGGCGTATGGGGAGAAAGACCTGGTTTTCCAGGGGCCGTATCCCACCCGGGCCGTCCTGGAGGTGACCAGGGGTCTGCTGAACCTCACTTACAGCCAGGAGCTCGTCTGCCGTCAGAGGGACACGCGGGCGTTTGAG AAGGGGAACCCCGAACGCGGGAAGAGCTCAGCCCGGCCGCCACTGTCGCGTTACAGACATCACCCCACCAGGCTGTATCAAAACCAGAGTTTAATGCACTCGAGCGACCGCTGA
- the SIAE gene encoding sialate O-acetylesterase isoform X5, whose protein sequence is MPLAPLQPPFDSLGTSLPPWDDALRAMLGFASYYGDHMVLQKEPAGAVVWGYGEPGATVTVVLSEDSGLIVMKKTVRVKGPSGTWTTVLDPMDRGGPYALTAGQGSENVTLRDVYFGDVWLCSGQSNMAMTVLQIANATRELADAARYPYVRVFAVAPARSDVELEDLERIDLPWSIPTAENLGHGNFTYFSAVCWLLGRYLYEALGYPVGLVEAAWGGTPIEAWSSRRALRACGLPEDAGSPALASGISQHRRLSGPQTPSVLWNAMIHPLLNMTLQGVAWYQGEANTFLHTDLYNCTFPALIADWRRAFHAGSAGQTQPLLPFGFVQLSTYRRQSPDDSFARLRWHQTADLGVVPNARMPGTFMAVAMDLCDERSPYGSIHPRDKQNVAHRLQLGARAVAYGEKDLVFQGPYPTRAVLEVTRGLLNLTYSQELVCRQRDTRAFERSIP, encoded by the exons ATGCCCTTGGCACCCCTTCAGCCCCCCTTCGACAGCCTTGGCACGTCGCTGCCGCCGTGGGACGATGCTTTAC GGGCGATGCTTGGCTTCGCGTCCTACTATGGCGACCACATGGTGCTGCAGAAGGAGCCGGCGGGGGCCGTGGTGTGGGGCTACGGGGAGCCGGGGGCCACCGTGACCGTGGTCCTCTCCGAGGACAGTGGCCTCATCGTCATGAAGAAGACGGTGCGAGTTAAAG GACCTTCTGGGACATGGACAACTGTCCTGGACCCTATGGATCGGGGCGGTCCCTACGCGCTGACAGCCGGGCAAGGCTCGGAGAACGTGACGCTGCGGGACGTCTACTTTGGAGACGTCTGGCTTTGCAGCGGGCAGAGCAACATGGCGATGACAGTCTTGCAG ATCGCCAACGCCACCCGGGAGCTCGCCGACGCCGCTCGCTACCCCTACGTCCGCGTCTTCGCCGTGGCACCCGCCCGCTCTGACGTGGAGCTGGAGGACCTGGAGCGCATCGACTTGCCGTGGTCCATCCCGACGGCCG AAAACCTGGGCCATGGGAATTTCACCTACTTCTCGGCCGTCTGCTGGCTGTTGGGGCGTTACCTCTACGAGGCTCTGGGGTACCCCGTCGGGCTGGTGGAGGCGGCCTGGGGAGGCACCCCCATTGAAGCCTGGTCTTCTCGAAGGGCTCTGCGGGCCTGCGGGCTCCCGGAGGACGCGGGGAG CCCAGCTTTGGCCTCCGGCATCTCCCAGCACCGCCGTCTCTCCGGCCCGCAAACGCCCTCCGTGCTCTGGAACGCCATGATCCACCCGCTGCTCAACATGACGCTGCAGGGTGTCGCTTGGTACCAGG GTGAGGCCAACACCTTCCTGCACACGGACCTGTACAACTGCACCTTCCCCGCGCTCATCGCCGACTGGCGCCGGGCTTTCCATGCCGGATCGGCCGGGCAGACGCAGCCGCTCCTCCCCTTCGGCTTCGTGCAG TTGTCCACCTATCGCCGGCAGAGCCCGGACGACAGCTTCGCCCGCCTCCGCTGGCACCAAACAGCTGATCTGGGGGTTGTCCCCAACGCCAGGATGCCCGGCACCTTCATGGCCGTGGCCATGGATCTGTGCGATGAGCGCTCGCCCTACGGCAG CATCCACCCCCGGGACAAGCAGAACGTGGCCCACCGGCTGCAGCTGGGCGCCAGGGCTGTGGCGTATGGGGAGAAAGACCTGGTTTTCCAGGGGCCGTATCCCACCCGGGCCGTCCTGGAGGTGACCAGGGGTCTGCTGAACCTCACTTACAGCCAGGAGCTCGTCTGCCGTCAGAGGGACACGCGGGCGTTTGAG AGGAGCATCCCTTAG
- the SIAE gene encoding sialate O-acetylesterase isoform X3, with translation MLGFASYYGDHMVLQKEPAGAVVWGYGEPGATVTVVLSEDSGLIVMKKTVRVKGPSGTWTTVLDPMDRGGPYALTAGQGSENVTLRDVYFGDVWLCSGQSNMAMTVLQIANATRELADAARYPYVRVFAVAPARSDVELEDLERIDLPWSIPTAENLGHGNFTYFSAVCWLLGRYLYEALGYPVGLVEAAWGGTPIEAWSSRRALRACGLPEDAGSPALASGISQHRRLSGPQTPSVLWNAMIHPLLNMTLQGVAWYQGEANTFLHTDLYNCTFPALIADWRRAFHAGSAGQTQPLLPFGFVQLSTYRRQSPDDSFARLRWHQTADLGVVPNARMPGTFMAVAMDLCDERSPYGSIHPRDKQNVAHRLQLGARAVAYGEKDLVFQGPYPTRAVLEVTRGLLNLTYSQELVCRQRDTRAFEVCCSTPCGWLPAPVVAVGSRTVTLALAGCGTLVLALRYAWAEWPCEYQSCALYNTRGLPAPPFLLDALPVGKIPGRSEPAGGRELHLLPSSGIAGGI, from the exons ATGCTTGGCTTCGCGTCCTACTATGGCGACCACATGGTGCTGCAGAAGGAGCCGGCGGGGGCCGTGGTGTGGGGCTACGGGGAGCCGGGGGCCACCGTGACCGTGGTCCTCTCCGAGGACAGTGGCCTCATCGTCATGAAGAAGACGGTGCGAGTTAAAG GACCTTCTGGGACATGGACAACTGTCCTGGACCCTATGGATCGGGGCGGTCCCTACGCGCTGACAGCCGGGCAAGGCTCGGAGAACGTGACGCTGCGGGACGTCTACTTTGGAGACGTCTGGCTTTGCAGCGGGCAGAGCAACATGGCGATGACAGTCTTGCAG ATCGCCAACGCCACCCGGGAGCTCGCCGACGCCGCTCGCTACCCCTACGTCCGCGTCTTCGCCGTGGCACCCGCCCGCTCTGACGTGGAGCTGGAGGACCTGGAGCGCATCGACTTGCCGTGGTCCATCCCGACGGCCG AAAACCTGGGCCATGGGAATTTCACCTACTTCTCGGCCGTCTGCTGGCTGTTGGGGCGTTACCTCTACGAGGCTCTGGGGTACCCCGTCGGGCTGGTGGAGGCGGCCTGGGGAGGCACCCCCATTGAAGCCTGGTCTTCTCGAAGGGCTCTGCGGGCCTGCGGGCTCCCGGAGGACGCGGGGAG CCCAGCTTTGGCCTCCGGCATCTCCCAGCACCGCCGTCTCTCCGGCCCGCAAACGCCCTCCGTGCTCTGGAACGCCATGATCCACCCGCTGCTCAACATGACGCTGCAGGGTGTCGCTTGGTACCAGG GTGAGGCCAACACCTTCCTGCACACGGACCTGTACAACTGCACCTTCCCCGCGCTCATCGCCGACTGGCGCCGGGCTTTCCATGCCGGATCGGCCGGGCAGACGCAGCCGCTCCTCCCCTTCGGCTTCGTGCAG TTGTCCACCTATCGCCGGCAGAGCCCGGACGACAGCTTCGCCCGCCTCCGCTGGCACCAAACAGCTGATCTGGGGGTTGTCCCCAACGCCAGGATGCCCGGCACCTTCATGGCCGTGGCCATGGATCTGTGCGATGAGCGCTCGCCCTACGGCAG CATCCACCCCCGGGACAAGCAGAACGTGGCCCACCGGCTGCAGCTGGGCGCCAGGGCTGTGGCGTATGGGGAGAAAGACCTGGTTTTCCAGGGGCCGTATCCCACCCGGGCCGTCCTGGAGGTGACCAGGGGTCTGCTGAACCTCACTTACAGCCAGGAGCTCGTCTGCCGTCAGAGGGACACGCGGGCGTTTGAG GTCTGCTGCTCCACACCCTGCGGGTGGCTGCCGGCACCCGTGGTGGCGGTGGGGTCCCGCACGGTGACGCTGGCCCTGGCTGGCTGCGGGACGCTGGTGCTGGCCCTGCGCTACGCCTGGGCCGAGTGGCCCTGCGAGTACCAGTCCTGCGCCCTCTACAACACCCGGGGGCTGCCCGCGCCCCCCTTCCTCCTGGACGCCCTGCCCGTAGGGAAAATCCCGGGGCGCTCCGAACCCGCCGGAGGGAGAGAGCTgcatctcctccccagctccggCATCGCCGGGGGGATTTAG
- the SIAE gene encoding sialate O-acetylesterase isoform X2, with the protein MAAWVLLALAPVAAGAMLGFASYYGDHMVLQKEPAGAVVWGYGEPGATVTVVLSEDSGLIVMKKTVRVKGPSGTWTTVLDPMDRGGPYALTAGQGSENVTLRDVYFGDVWLCSGQSNMAMTVLQIANATRELADAARYPYVRVFAVAPARSDVELEDLERIDLPWSIPTAENLGHGNFTYFSAVCWLLGRYLYEALGYPVGLVEAAWGGTPIEAWSSRRALRACGLPEDAGSPALASGISQHRRLSGPQTPSVLWNAMIHPLLNMTLQGVAWYQGEANTFLHTDLYNCTFPALIADWRRAFHAGSAGQTQPLLPFGFVQLSTYRRQSPDDSFARLRWHQTADLGVVPNARMPGTFMAVAMDLCDERSPYGSIHPRDKQNVAHRLQLGARAVAYGEKDLVFQGPYPTRAVLEVTRGLLNLTYSQELVCRQRDTRAFEVCCSTPCGWLPAPVVAVGSRTVTLALAGCGTLVLALRYAWAEWPCEYQSCALYNTRGLPAPPFLLDALPVGKIPGRSEPAGGRELHLLPSSGIAGGI; encoded by the exons GGGCGATGCTTGGCTTCGCGTCCTACTATGGCGACCACATGGTGCTGCAGAAGGAGCCGGCGGGGGCCGTGGTGTGGGGCTACGGGGAGCCGGGGGCCACCGTGACCGTGGTCCTCTCCGAGGACAGTGGCCTCATCGTCATGAAGAAGACGGTGCGAGTTAAAG GACCTTCTGGGACATGGACAACTGTCCTGGACCCTATGGATCGGGGCGGTCCCTACGCGCTGACAGCCGGGCAAGGCTCGGAGAACGTGACGCTGCGGGACGTCTACTTTGGAGACGTCTGGCTTTGCAGCGGGCAGAGCAACATGGCGATGACAGTCTTGCAG ATCGCCAACGCCACCCGGGAGCTCGCCGACGCCGCTCGCTACCCCTACGTCCGCGTCTTCGCCGTGGCACCCGCCCGCTCTGACGTGGAGCTGGAGGACCTGGAGCGCATCGACTTGCCGTGGTCCATCCCGACGGCCG AAAACCTGGGCCATGGGAATTTCACCTACTTCTCGGCCGTCTGCTGGCTGTTGGGGCGTTACCTCTACGAGGCTCTGGGGTACCCCGTCGGGCTGGTGGAGGCGGCCTGGGGAGGCACCCCCATTGAAGCCTGGTCTTCTCGAAGGGCTCTGCGGGCCTGCGGGCTCCCGGAGGACGCGGGGAG CCCAGCTTTGGCCTCCGGCATCTCCCAGCACCGCCGTCTCTCCGGCCCGCAAACGCCCTCCGTGCTCTGGAACGCCATGATCCACCCGCTGCTCAACATGACGCTGCAGGGTGTCGCTTGGTACCAGG GTGAGGCCAACACCTTCCTGCACACGGACCTGTACAACTGCACCTTCCCCGCGCTCATCGCCGACTGGCGCCGGGCTTTCCATGCCGGATCGGCCGGGCAGACGCAGCCGCTCCTCCCCTTCGGCTTCGTGCAG TTGTCCACCTATCGCCGGCAGAGCCCGGACGACAGCTTCGCCCGCCTCCGCTGGCACCAAACAGCTGATCTGGGGGTTGTCCCCAACGCCAGGATGCCCGGCACCTTCATGGCCGTGGCCATGGATCTGTGCGATGAGCGCTCGCCCTACGGCAG CATCCACCCCCGGGACAAGCAGAACGTGGCCCACCGGCTGCAGCTGGGCGCCAGGGCTGTGGCGTATGGGGAGAAAGACCTGGTTTTCCAGGGGCCGTATCCCACCCGGGCCGTCCTGGAGGTGACCAGGGGTCTGCTGAACCTCACTTACAGCCAGGAGCTCGTCTGCCGTCAGAGGGACACGCGGGCGTTTGAG GTCTGCTGCTCCACACCCTGCGGGTGGCTGCCGGCACCCGTGGTGGCGGTGGGGTCCCGCACGGTGACGCTGGCCCTGGCTGGCTGCGGGACGCTGGTGCTGGCCCTGCGCTACGCCTGGGCCGAGTGGCCCTGCGAGTACCAGTCCTGCGCCCTCTACAACACCCGGGGGCTGCCCGCGCCCCCCTTCCTCCTGGACGCCCTGCCCGTAGGGAAAATCCCGGGGCGCTCCGAACCCGCCGGAGGGAGAGAGCTgcatctcctccccagctccggCATCGCCGGGGGGATTTAG
- the SIAE gene encoding sialate O-acetylesterase isoform X1, translating to MPLAPLQPPFDSLGTSLPPWDDALRAMLGFASYYGDHMVLQKEPAGAVVWGYGEPGATVTVVLSEDSGLIVMKKTVRVKGPSGTWTTVLDPMDRGGPYALTAGQGSENVTLRDVYFGDVWLCSGQSNMAMTVLQIANATRELADAARYPYVRVFAVAPARSDVELEDLERIDLPWSIPTAENLGHGNFTYFSAVCWLLGRYLYEALGYPVGLVEAAWGGTPIEAWSSRRALRACGLPEDAGSPALASGISQHRRLSGPQTPSVLWNAMIHPLLNMTLQGVAWYQGEANTFLHTDLYNCTFPALIADWRRAFHAGSAGQTQPLLPFGFVQLSTYRRQSPDDSFARLRWHQTADLGVVPNARMPGTFMAVAMDLCDERSPYGSIHPRDKQNVAHRLQLGARAVAYGEKDLVFQGPYPTRAVLEVTRGLLNLTYSQELVCRQRDTRAFEVCCSTPCGWLPAPVVAVGSRTVTLALAGCGTLVLALRYAWAEWPCEYQSCALYNTRGLPAPPFLLDALPVGKIPGRSEPAGGRELHLLPSSGIAGGI from the exons ATGCCCTTGGCACCCCTTCAGCCCCCCTTCGACAGCCTTGGCACGTCGCTGCCGCCGTGGGACGATGCTTTAC GGGCGATGCTTGGCTTCGCGTCCTACTATGGCGACCACATGGTGCTGCAGAAGGAGCCGGCGGGGGCCGTGGTGTGGGGCTACGGGGAGCCGGGGGCCACCGTGACCGTGGTCCTCTCCGAGGACAGTGGCCTCATCGTCATGAAGAAGACGGTGCGAGTTAAAG GACCTTCTGGGACATGGACAACTGTCCTGGACCCTATGGATCGGGGCGGTCCCTACGCGCTGACAGCCGGGCAAGGCTCGGAGAACGTGACGCTGCGGGACGTCTACTTTGGAGACGTCTGGCTTTGCAGCGGGCAGAGCAACATGGCGATGACAGTCTTGCAG ATCGCCAACGCCACCCGGGAGCTCGCCGACGCCGCTCGCTACCCCTACGTCCGCGTCTTCGCCGTGGCACCCGCCCGCTCTGACGTGGAGCTGGAGGACCTGGAGCGCATCGACTTGCCGTGGTCCATCCCGACGGCCG AAAACCTGGGCCATGGGAATTTCACCTACTTCTCGGCCGTCTGCTGGCTGTTGGGGCGTTACCTCTACGAGGCTCTGGGGTACCCCGTCGGGCTGGTGGAGGCGGCCTGGGGAGGCACCCCCATTGAAGCCTGGTCTTCTCGAAGGGCTCTGCGGGCCTGCGGGCTCCCGGAGGACGCGGGGAG CCCAGCTTTGGCCTCCGGCATCTCCCAGCACCGCCGTCTCTCCGGCCCGCAAACGCCCTCCGTGCTCTGGAACGCCATGATCCACCCGCTGCTCAACATGACGCTGCAGGGTGTCGCTTGGTACCAGG GTGAGGCCAACACCTTCCTGCACACGGACCTGTACAACTGCACCTTCCCCGCGCTCATCGCCGACTGGCGCCGGGCTTTCCATGCCGGATCGGCCGGGCAGACGCAGCCGCTCCTCCCCTTCGGCTTCGTGCAG TTGTCCACCTATCGCCGGCAGAGCCCGGACGACAGCTTCGCCCGCCTCCGCTGGCACCAAACAGCTGATCTGGGGGTTGTCCCCAACGCCAGGATGCCCGGCACCTTCATGGCCGTGGCCATGGATCTGTGCGATGAGCGCTCGCCCTACGGCAG CATCCACCCCCGGGACAAGCAGAACGTGGCCCACCGGCTGCAGCTGGGCGCCAGGGCTGTGGCGTATGGGGAGAAAGACCTGGTTTTCCAGGGGCCGTATCCCACCCGGGCCGTCCTGGAGGTGACCAGGGGTCTGCTGAACCTCACTTACAGCCAGGAGCTCGTCTGCCGTCAGAGGGACACGCGGGCGTTTGAG GTCTGCTGCTCCACACCCTGCGGGTGGCTGCCGGCACCCGTGGTGGCGGTGGGGTCCCGCACGGTGACGCTGGCCCTGGCTGGCTGCGGGACGCTGGTGCTGGCCCTGCGCTACGCCTGGGCCGAGTGGCCCTGCGAGTACCAGTCCTGCGCCCTCTACAACACCCGGGGGCTGCCCGCGCCCCCCTTCCTCCTGGACGCCCTGCCCGTAGGGAAAATCCCGGGGCGCTCCGAACCCGCCGGAGGGAGAGAGCTgcatctcctccccagctccggCATCGCCGGGGGGATTTAG